In the genome of Sphingomonas naphthae, one region contains:
- a CDS encoding FtsB family cell division protein, with product MARRNTAQLIRSAFWPALAILVVAQFAGYALLGQNGLMSLGTYKTQIAERQARLTVLQAQRAELQRHAELLNPRRVDPDYADELVRRSTGQVRPDEVIIPRG from the coding sequence ATGGCGCGCCGCAACACAGCCCAGCTCATTCGATCGGCCTTCTGGCCGGCGCTGGCGATTCTCGTCGTCGCGCAATTCGCGGGCTATGCGCTGCTCGGCCAGAACGGGCTGATGTCGCTCGGCACCTACAAGACGCAGATCGCCGAGCGGCAGGCGCGGCTGACGGTATTGCAGGCGCAGCGCGCCGAACTCCAGCGCCATGCCGAGCTGCTCAATCCGCGCCGGGTCGATCCCGATTATGCCGACGAACTGGTGCGCCGCTCGACCGGACAGGTCCGCCCCGACGAGGTCATCATCCCGCGCGGCTGA
- the eno gene encoding phosphopyruvate hydratase yields the protein MTAIVDVHARSIIDSRGNPTVEVEVTLEDGSFGRAAVPSGASTGAYEAVELRDGDKSRWMGKGVTKAVDAVNGEVADALIGEEAEDQTLVDAMLIELDGTENKSRLGANAILGASLAVAKAAADARSLPLYRYVGGVSACVLPVPMMNIINGGMHADNPIDFQEFMIMPVGAESLFEAVRCGAEIFHTLKKALHDKGLATAVGDEGGFAPNLASAPDALDFIMSSIEKAGYKPGDDVQIALDCAATEFFKNGVYDFHGEGVKRSPAEMADYLADLCAKYPIVSIEDGMGEDDFEGWKILTDKIGGKVQLVGDDLFVTNPKRLKQGIKDGLANSLLVKVNQIGTLSETLEAVSMAQRAGYTAVMSHRSGETEDATIADLAVATNCGQIKTGSLARSDRLAKYNQLIRIEEELGPIAVYAGRTALKALR from the coding sequence ATGACCGCCATCGTCGACGTCCACGCCCGCTCGATCATCGACAGCCGCGGCAATCCCACCGTCGAGGTCGAGGTGACCCTGGAGGACGGCAGCTTCGGCCGCGCCGCCGTGCCCTCGGGCGCGTCGACCGGCGCCTACGAGGCGGTCGAGCTGCGCGATGGCGACAAGAGCCGCTGGATGGGCAAGGGCGTGACCAAGGCGGTCGATGCGGTCAACGGCGAGGTGGCCGACGCGCTGATCGGCGAGGAGGCCGAGGACCAGACGCTGGTCGACGCGATGCTGATCGAGCTGGACGGCACCGAGAACAAGAGCCGGCTGGGCGCCAACGCGATCCTGGGCGCCAGCCTCGCCGTCGCCAAGGCGGCGGCCGACGCGCGCTCGCTGCCGCTCTACCGCTATGTCGGCGGCGTTTCGGCCTGCGTGCTGCCGGTGCCGATGATGAACATCATCAACGGCGGCATGCACGCCGACAATCCGATCGACTTCCAGGAATTCATGATCATGCCCGTCGGCGCGGAATCGCTGTTCGAGGCGGTGCGCTGCGGCGCGGAGATCTTCCACACGCTGAAGAAGGCGCTGCACGACAAGGGGCTGGCGACGGCGGTGGGCGACGAGGGCGGCTTCGCCCCCAACTTGGCCTCGGCGCCCGACGCGCTCGACTTCATCATGTCGTCGATCGAGAAGGCCGGCTACAAGCCCGGCGACGACGTGCAGATCGCGCTCGACTGCGCCGCGACCGAATTCTTCAAGAACGGCGTCTATGATTTCCACGGCGAGGGCGTGAAGCGTTCGCCCGCCGAAATGGCCGATTACCTCGCCGACCTGTGCGCCAAATATCCGATCGTCTCGATCGAGGACGGCATGGGCGAGGATGATTTCGAGGGCTGGAAGATCCTGACCGACAAGATCGGCGGGAAGGTGCAGCTTGTCGGCGACGATCTGTTCGTGACCAACCCCAAGCGGCTGAAGCAGGGCATCAAGGACGGCCTCGCCAATTCGCTGCTGGTGAAGGTAAACCAGATCGGCACGCTTTCGGAGACGCTCGAAGCCGTCAGCATGGCGCAGCGCGCTGGCTATACCGCCGTGATGTCGCACCGCTCGGGCGAGACCGAGGACGCCACCATCGCCGACCTGGCGGTCGCCACCAACTGCGGCCAGATCAAGACCGGCTCGCTCGCCCGTTCGGACCGGCTGGCCAAGTACAACCAGCTGATCCGCATTGAGGAAGAGCTGGGCCCGATCGCTGTCTATGCGGGCCGCACCGCGCTGAAGGCGCTGCGCTGA
- a CDS encoding MlaC/ttg2D family ABC transporter substrate-binding protein, producing MKISRSLIAATLGLAGLVSPIALAPASAAVDASDPSRFITTLTTDGLGALRSGNRAAAKAQFRTLLAQYFAVDAIGDRLIRRWSPTITPAQKSAYKAAFPNYIIGTYADRLFEYANAQVKVVRATPAAGGTVDVTTQVIKPGQQPIVAVWSVAKAGAGYKVTNLKVAGINLAIAQAADFDAIVQRQGFDALVAMMKSRSAS from the coding sequence TTGAAGATTTCCCGTTCCCTGATCGCGGCCACGCTCGGCTTGGCCGGTCTCGTCTCGCCGATCGCGCTCGCCCCCGCTTCGGCGGCGGTGGATGCCAGCGATCCGTCGCGTTTCATCACCACGCTGACCACCGATGGCCTCGGTGCGCTGCGCAGCGGCAATCGCGCGGCGGCCAAGGCGCAGTTCCGCACCCTGCTCGCCCAATATTTCGCGGTGGACGCGATCGGCGACCGGCTGATCCGTCGCTGGAGCCCGACGATCACCCCGGCGCAGAAGTCGGCCTACAAAGCCGCCTTCCCCAACTATATCATCGGCACCTACGCCGATCGCCTGTTCGAATATGCCAATGCCCAGGTGAAGGTGGTGCGCGCGACCCCGGCGGCCGGCGGCACGGTCGATGTCACCACGCAGGTCATCAAGCCCGGCCAGCAGCCGATCGTGGCGGTCTGGTCGGTCGCGAAGGCCGGCGCGGGCTACAAGGTGACCAACCTGAAGGTCGCCGGGATCAATCTGGCGATCGCGCAGGCGGCCGATTTCGATGCGATCGTCCAGCGCCAAGGCTTCGACGCGCTGGTGGCGATGATGAAGTCGCGCTCGGCGTCGTAA
- a CDS encoding DUF4170 domain-containing protein, translating into MSKLHLVFGGRVKDPQGLDFQDLKALDVVGFFEDYKSAEDAWRAAAQRTVDDAEMRYVVVHLHRLLEPELPPVAK; encoded by the coding sequence ATGAGCAAGCTGCACCTCGTCTTCGGTGGCCGCGTGAAGGACCCGCAGGGTCTCGACTTCCAGGATCTGAAGGCGCTCGACGTGGTCGGCTTCTTCGAGGATTACAAATCGGCCGAGGACGCCTGGCGCGCCGCCGCCCAGCGCACCGTGGACGATGCCGAGATGCGCTACGTCGTGGTCCACCTCCACCGCCTGCTTGAGCCGGAACTGCCCCCGGTCGCGAAGTAA
- a CDS encoding rhomboid family intramembrane serine protease: MKMPPAKATVALVGLSCAVYLIEAGTGATETLAMLAGFIPARLSGAMVLPQAVPAFLTPLTSAFLHGGLLHLAFNMLLLGYCGRAVEQVLGSFGLVALYVVGAIAAAAAHYAIGPASPVPLIGASGAASAVIAAYAIFYGERKPLTKHPGLARALNILWLAAGWIGVQLLVGIATAGGDMVIAVAAHIGGFVAGLALAQPLLRWRYRKA, translated from the coding sequence ATGAAGATGCCGCCTGCCAAGGCGACGGTCGCCCTCGTCGGCCTGTCGTGCGCGGTCTATCTGATCGAGGCGGGCACCGGCGCGACCGAGACGCTGGCGATGCTGGCGGGCTTCATCCCCGCCCGCCTGTCGGGCGCGATGGTGTTGCCGCAGGCGGTTCCGGCCTTCCTGACCCCGCTCACCTCCGCCTTTCTCCACGGCGGGCTGCTGCATCTGGCGTTCAACATGCTGCTGCTCGGCTATTGTGGCCGGGCGGTGGAGCAGGTGCTGGGCAGTTTCGGGCTGGTGGCGCTGTATGTCGTCGGCGCGATCGCGGCGGCGGCGGCGCATTATGCGATCGGCCCGGCGAGCCCGGTCCCGCTGATCGGCGCGAGCGGCGCCGCCTCGGCGGTGATCGCCGCCTATGCGATCTTCTATGGCGAGCGGAAGCCGCTGACGAAGCATCCGGGGCTGGCGCGGGCGCTCAACATCCTGTGGCTGGCGGCGGGCTGGATCGGCGTGCAGCTGCTCGTCGGCATCGCGACGGCCGGGGGCGACATGGTGATCGCCGTCGCCGCGCATATCGGCGGCTTCGTCGCGGGGCTGGCGCTGGCGCAGCCACTGCTGCGCTGGCGCTACCGGAAGGCGTAA
- the greA gene encoding transcription elongation factor GreA, translated as MATGEKLPMLEEGQRMLNAELSRLKIERPQIIDAIEEARAHGDLSENAEYHAAKERQGQIEAMIADIEDKLSRAQVIDPTTLSGDKIVFGATVHLIDEDDKPVTYQIVGQTEADAKMGKISYNSPLGRALIGRKVGEDIEVTVPSGDRYYQVDSIEFI; from the coding sequence ATGGCGACCGGCGAAAAACTGCCGATGCTCGAAGAAGGGCAGCGGATGCTGAACGCGGAGCTTTCGCGTCTCAAGATCGAGCGCCCGCAGATCATCGACGCCATCGAGGAAGCCCGCGCGCACGGCGATCTTTCGGAAAATGCCGAATATCACGCCGCCAAGGAGCGCCAGGGCCAGATCGAGGCGATGATCGCCGACATCGAGGACAAGCTGAGCCGCGCGCAGGTGATCGATCCGACGACCCTGTCGGGCGACAAGATCGTGTTCGGCGCGACCGTCCATCTGATCGACGAGGACGACAAGCCCGTCACCTATCAGATCGTCGGCCAGACCGAGGCGGACGCCAAGATGGGCAAGATTTCCTACAATTCGCCGCTCGGCCGCGCGCTGATCGGCCGCAAGGTGGGCGAAGACATCGAGGTGACGGTGCCGTCGGGCGACCGTTACTATCAGGTCGACAGCATCGAATTCATCTGA
- the carB gene encoding carbamoyl-phosphate synthase large subunit has product MPKRTDISSILIIGAGPIVIGQACEFDYSGTQACKALREEGYRIILVNSNPATIMTDPDMADATYVEPITPEIVAKIIEKERPDAVLPTMGGQTALNTALALANDGTLEKYGCVMIGADAEAIDKAEDRLKFRDAMDKIGLESPRSRIAHSLDEALAALDFVGLPSIIRPSFTMGGQGGGIAYNREEFTRIVLNGLDLSPTTEVLVEESVLGWKEYEMEVVRDRADNAIIICSIENIDPMGVHTGDSITVAPALTLTDKEYQIMRNASIAVLREIGVETGGSNVQFAVNPADGRLVVIEMNPRVSRSSALASKATGFPIAKVAAKLAVGYTLDEIDNDITGATPASFEPTIDYVVTKIPRFAFEKFKGASSDLSTAMKSVGEVMAIGRNFHESLQKALRGLETGLSGLNIVDHLKGAPRAEIEAALTRPTPDRLLVAAQALREGFTVAEVHNLAKYDPWFLERLEEIIDAEMDVCRDGLPNDAQGLRRLKAMGFSDKRLAWLALNSANLAGMRRAQARGSGIVHDAIRAMTGGVNEAEVRALRHKLGVRPVFKRIDTCAAEFEAKTPYMYSTYEAPAFGEPENEAQPSDRKKIVILGGGPNRIGQGIEFDYCCCHACFALEEAGYETIMVNCNPETVSTDYDTSDRLYFEPLTAEDVLEILHVEMSRGELVGVIVQFGGQTPLKLAAELERAGIPILGTSPDAIDLAEDRERFADLIQRLGLRQPANGIARSREEAVIVAERVGYPVLMRPSYVLGGRAMEIVETQAALETYIATAVQVSGDSPVLIDQYLRDAVEVDVDAICDGTDVVVTGVMQHIEEAGVHSGDSACSLPPYSLSAAVIAEIERQTDALARALSVRGLMNVQFAVKDELVYLIEVNPRASRTVPFVAKAIGAPIAKIAARVMAGEMLAALPQINRHIDHIAVKEAVFPWARFPGVDPVLSPEMKSTGEVMGIDLDFATAFAKSQIGAGTILPTGGTCFVSVKDGDKTIVLPAVRELIDQGFKVIATTGTGAYLREQGLDVETVNKVAQGRPHIVDRIKDGEVALVINTTEGAQSLKDSASIRASALALRIPNFTTAAAGVAAAQAIRALKSRPLEVRPLQSYYPQSRG; this is encoded by the coding sequence ATGCCCAAGCGCACCGACATTTCCTCCATCCTCATCATCGGCGCCGGCCCGATCGTCATCGGCCAGGCGTGCGAGTTCGATTATTCGGGGACGCAGGCGTGCAAGGCGCTGCGCGAGGAAGGCTACCGGATCATCCTGGTCAATTCCAACCCGGCGACGATCATGACCGACCCGGACATGGCCGACGCCACCTATGTGGAGCCGATCACCCCCGAGATCGTCGCCAAGATCATCGAGAAGGAGCGGCCCGACGCCGTCCTGCCGACGATGGGCGGCCAGACCGCGCTCAACACCGCGCTGGCCCTCGCCAATGACGGCACCTTGGAGAAATATGGCTGCGTGATGATCGGCGCCGATGCCGAGGCGATCGACAAGGCCGAGGACCGGCTGAAATTCCGCGACGCGATGGACAAGATCGGGCTGGAATCCCCGCGCAGCCGCATCGCCCATTCGCTCGACGAGGCGCTGGCCGCGCTCGATTTCGTCGGCCTCCCCTCGATCATCCGGCCCAGCTTCACCATGGGCGGGCAGGGCGGCGGCATCGCCTACAATCGCGAGGAATTCACCCGCATCGTCCTGAACGGCCTCGATCTTTCCCCGACGACAGAGGTGCTGGTCGAGGAAAGCGTCCTCGGCTGGAAGGAATATGAGATGGAGGTCGTGCGCGATCGCGCCGACAATGCCATCATCATCTGCTCGATCGAGAATATCGATCCGATGGGCGTCCATACGGGCGATTCCATCACCGTCGCGCCGGCGCTGACGCTGACCGACAAGGAATATCAGATCATGCGCAACGCAAGCATCGCGGTGCTGCGCGAGATCGGCGTGGAAACGGGCGGCTCCAACGTGCAGTTCGCGGTCAACCCCGCCGACGGCCGGCTGGTCGTGATCGAGATGAACCCGCGCGTGTCTCGTTCGTCCGCGCTGGCCTCCAAGGCGACCGGCTTCCCGATCGCCAAGGTCGCGGCCAAGCTGGCGGTCGGCTACACGCTCGACGAGATCGACAACGATATCACCGGCGCGACCCCGGCCAGCTTCGAGCCGACGATCGATTACGTCGTCACCAAGATCCCGCGCTTCGCCTTCGAGAAGTTCAAGGGCGCGTCGAGTGACCTGTCCACCGCGATGAAGTCGGTCGGCGAGGTGATGGCGATCGGCCGCAACTTCCACGAGAGCCTGCAAAAGGCGCTGCGCGGGCTGGAGACGGGACTTTCCGGCCTCAACATCGTCGATCACCTGAAGGGCGCGCCCCGCGCCGAGATCGAGGCGGCGCTCACCCGCCCGACCCCCGACCGGCTGCTGGTGGCCGCGCAGGCGCTGCGCGAGGGCTTCACCGTCGCCGAAGTCCACAATCTGGCGAAATATGATCCCTGGTTCCTCGAGCGGCTCGAGGAGATCATCGACGCCGAGATGGACGTCTGCCGCGACGGCCTGCCCAACGACGCGCAGGGCCTGCGCCGCCTGAAGGCGATGGGCTTTTCCGACAAGCGCCTCGCCTGGCTGGCGCTCAATTCGGCCAATCTGGCCGGCATGCGCCGCGCCCAGGCGCGCGGGTCGGGCATCGTCCATGATGCGATCCGGGCGATGACCGGTGGCGTCAACGAGGCCGAGGTGCGCGCGCTGCGCCACAAGCTGGGCGTGCGCCCCGTGTTCAAGCGGATCGACACCTGCGCGGCCGAGTTCGAGGCCAAGACGCCCTACATGTATTCCACCTACGAGGCGCCCGCCTTCGGCGAGCCAGAGAACGAGGCGCAGCCGAGCGACCGGAAGAAGATCGTGATCCTCGGCGGCGGGCCCAACCGCATCGGCCAGGGCATCGAGTTCGATTATTGCTGCTGCCACGCCTGCTTCGCGCTGGAGGAGGCGGGCTACGAGACCATCATGGTCAATTGCAATCCCGAGACCGTCTCGACCGATTACGACACCTCCGACCGCCTCTATTTCGAGCCGCTGACCGCCGAGGACGTGCTGGAAATCCTCCACGTCGAAATGTCGCGCGGCGAGTTGGTCGGCGTGATCGTGCAGTTCGGCGGGCAGACCCCGCTGAAGCTGGCGGCCGAACTGGAGCGCGCCGGCATCCCGATCCTGGGCACCAGCCCCGACGCGATCGATCTGGCCGAGGATCGCGAGCGGTTCGCCGATCTGATCCAGCGCCTGGGCCTCCGCCAGCCCGCGAACGGCATCGCCCGCAGCCGCGAGGAAGCGGTGATCGTGGCCGAGCGGGTCGGCTATCCCGTCCTGATGCGCCCCTCCTACGTGCTGGGCGGCCGGGCGATGGAGATCGTCGAGACGCAGGCCGCGCTCGAAACCTATATCGCCACCGCCGTGCAGGTGTCGGGCGACAGCCCCGTGCTGATCGACCAATATCTGCGCGACGCGGTCGAGGTGGACGTGGACGCCATCTGCGACGGCACCGATGTCGTCGTGACCGGCGTGATGCAGCATATCGAGGAGGCGGGCGTCCATTCGGGCGACAGCGCCTGCTCGCTGCCGCCCTACAGCCTGTCCGCGGCGGTGATCGCCGAGATCGAGCGCCAGACCGACGCGCTGGCCCGCGCGCTTTCCGTGCGCGGCCTGATGAACGTGCAGTTCGCGGTGAAGGACGAGCTGGTCTATCTGATCGAGGTCAATCCGCGCGCCAGCCGCACCGTGCCCTTCGTCGCCAAGGCGATCGGCGCGCCCATCGCCAAGATCGCGGCGCGGGTGATGGCGGGCGAGATGCTGGCCGCCTTGCCCCAAATCAACCGCCACATCGATCATATCGCGGTGAAGGAAGCGGTGTTCCCCTGGGCGCGCTTCCCCGGTGTCGATCCGGTCCTGTCGCCGGAGATGAAATCCACCGGTGAGGTGATGGGCATCGATCTCGATTTCGCCACCGCCTTCGCCAAGTCGCAGATCGGCGCGGGCACCATCCTGCCGACCGGGGGCACCTGCTTCGTCTCGGTCAAGGATGGCGACAAGACGATCGTGCTGCCCGCCGTGCGCGAGCTGATCGATCAGGGGTTCAAGGTGATCGCCACCACCGGCACCGGCGCCTATCTGCGCGAGCAGGGGCTGGACGTGGAGACGGTCAACAAGGTGGCGCAGGGTCGCCCCCACATCGTCGACCGGATCAAGGACGGCGAGGTCGCGCTCGTCATCAATACGACCGAGGGCGCGCAGTCGCTGAAGGATTCCGCCTCGATCCGCGCCTCGGCGCTGGCGCTGCGCATTCCGAACTTCACCACGGCCGCCGCCGGGGTGGCCGCCGCGCAGGCAATCCGCGCCTTGAAGTCCCGCCCGCTTGAAGTACGCCCCCTTCAATCCTATTATCCTCAATCCCGCGGCTGA
- a CDS encoding ribonuclease E inhibitor RraB codes for MARPVDPKRLAEEWAADQDVLAQMAAGGDIASIVRTIDVSFTGPEKALDRLADAAADYGFEVAEFAETAPGTWQLDCDIDQTTEPEAIKALTTKCLEIEAAFPGVAYDGWGCLAQTD; via the coding sequence ATGGCCCGCCCCGTGGACCCGAAGCGTCTTGCCGAGGAATGGGCGGCGGATCAGGACGTGCTGGCGCAGATGGCGGCCGGCGGCGACATCGCGTCGATCGTCCGCACCATCGACGTGAGCTTCACCGGCCCCGAAAAGGCGCTCGACCGCCTCGCCGACGCGGCCGCCGATTACGGCTTCGAGGTGGCGGAGTTCGCCGAGACCGCGCCCGGCACCTGGCAGCTCGACTGCGACATCGACCAGACCACCGAACCCGAGGCCATCAAGGCCCTCACCACCAAATGCCTCGAAATCGAGGCGGCCTTCCCCGGCGTCGCATATGACGGCTGGGGCTGCCTCGCACAGACGGATTGA
- the carA gene encoding glutamine-hydrolyzing carbamoyl-phosphate synthase small subunit gives MADAVRPPEGATGVLVLADGSIVWGRGFGAEGAAVGEVCFNTAMTGYQEVMTDPSYAGQIVTFTFPHIGNVGANAEDVEAINPHALGCIVREDVTAPSSFRSTQRFDAYLRANGRIGLAGVDTRALTRLIRVAGAPNGVIAHNAKGEFDVDALLAQARAWPGLEGMDLAKEVSATQSYKWDDGLWTLGQGYATHSANPDGPHVVAIDYGLKRNILRNLVGAGARVTVVPATATFDEVMAHQPDGVFLSNGPGDPAATGIYAVPVIRELLDVGTPIFGICLGHQLLGLAIGGKTYKMHQGHRGANHPVKRSGDGRVEITSMNHGFAVDAESLPANAEPTHVSLFDGSLAGLRLTDKPAFSVQYHPEASPGPQDSHYLFDQFVSQLGKGAA, from the coding sequence ATGGCCGATGCTGTGCGCCCACCCGAAGGCGCGACCGGCGTTCTGGTCCTGGCGGACGGTTCGATCGTCTGGGGCCGGGGCTTCGGCGCGGAAGGCGCCGCCGTCGGCGAGGTGTGCTTCAACACCGCCATGACCGGCTATCAGGAGGTGATGACCGATCCCTCCTACGCGGGCCAGATCGTCACCTTCACCTTCCCGCATATCGGCAACGTCGGCGCCAATGCCGAGGATGTCGAGGCGATCAACCCGCACGCTTTGGGCTGCATCGTGCGCGAGGACGTGACCGCGCCGTCCAGCTTCCGCTCGACCCAGCGGTTCGACGCCTATCTGCGCGCCAACGGCCGCATCGGGCTGGCGGGCGTCGATACCCGCGCGCTCACCCGGCTGATCCGCGTGGCGGGCGCCCCCAACGGCGTGATCGCGCATAACGCCAAGGGCGAGTTCGATGTCGACGCGCTGCTAGCGCAGGCTCGGGCCTGGCCGGGGCTGGAGGGCATGGACCTTGCCAAGGAAGTCTCCGCCACGCAGAGCTACAAATGGGACGATGGCCTGTGGACGCTCGGCCAGGGCTACGCCACCCATTCGGCCAACCCGGACGGGCCGCACGTCGTCGCGATCGATTACGGGCTAAAGCGCAACATCCTGCGCAATCTGGTCGGCGCCGGCGCGCGGGTGACGGTGGTGCCGGCGACGGCCACGTTCGACGAGGTGATGGCGCACCAGCCGGACGGGGTGTTCCTCTCGAACGGCCCCGGCGATCCCGCCGCGACCGGCATCTATGCGGTGCCGGTGATCCGCGAATTGCTCGACGTCGGAACTCCGATCTTCGGCATCTGCCTTGGCCACCAGCTGCTGGGCCTGGCCATCGGCGGCAAGACCTACAAGATGCATCAGGGCCATCGCGGCGCCAACCATCCGGTCAAGCGCAGCGGCGACGGGCGGGTCGAGATCACCAGCATGAACCACGGCTTCGCGGTCGATGCCGAGAGCCTGCCCGCCAACGCCGAGCCGACCCACGTCTCGCTGTTCGACGGATCGCTCGCCGGCCTGCGCCTGACCGACAAGCCGGCGTTCAGCGTGCAATATCATCCCGAGGCCAGCCCCGGCCCGCAGGACAGCCATTATCTGTTCGATCAGTTCGTCAGCCAGTTGGGGAAAGGCGCCGCATGA
- a CDS encoding GatB/YqeY domain-containing protein, whose amino-acid sequence MIRDDIKAALIAAMKERDQPTTAAIRLIQAAIKNRDIELRTATVQPDDDLLITEVLSKMIKQRRESIEMFEKGGRQELADAEKGEVAVIERFLPAQMSEAEAAAAIDAIATELGAASVKDMGRVMAAVKDRHAGKMDMSRASALVKARLG is encoded by the coding sequence ATGATCCGAGACGATATCAAGGCGGCGCTGATTGCCGCGATGAAGGAACGCGACCAGCCGACGACGGCCGCGATCCGCCTGATCCAGGCCGCCATCAAGAACCGAGACATCGAATTGCGTACCGCCACCGTCCAGCCGGACGACGACCTGCTCATCACCGAAGTTCTGTCGAAGATGATCAAGCAGCGCCGCGAATCGATCGAGATGTTCGAGAAAGGCGGCCGCCAGGAACTCGCCGACGCCGAAAAGGGCGAGGTGGCGGTGATCGAGCGATTCCTGCCGGCGCAGATGAGCGAGGCCGAAGCCGCCGCCGCGATCGACGCGATCGCGACCGAACTGGGCGCGGCCTCCGTGAAGGACATGGGCCGGGTGATGGCGGCCGTGAAGGACCGCCACGCGGGCAAGATGGACATGAGCCGGGCGAGCGCGCTGGTGAAGGCGCGGTTGGGGTGA
- a CDS encoding GIY-YIG nuclease family protein, whose translation MTFWAYILRCSDGAYYTGHTDHLERRVAEHQTGGFCDFTARRQPVVLVWSQAFGTRIEALEAERRVKGWSRAKKEGLIAGDWNSVSYFARPPRERPSTSLGTNGGGVALQEGALPQESHSSRAKSRDVPLGPPQP comes from the coding sequence ATGACGTTCTGGGCCTATATTCTGCGCTGCTCGGACGGGGCTTATTACACCGGCCATACCGACCATCTGGAGCGGCGCGTGGCGGAGCACCAGACGGGTGGGTTTTGTGATTTCACCGCCCGCCGCCAGCCCGTTGTGCTGGTGTGGAGCCAAGCCTTCGGCACCCGCATCGAGGCGCTGGAGGCCGAACGCCGTGTCAAAGGCTGGTCGCGCGCCAAGAAGGAGGGCCTGATAGCGGGGGACTGGAACTCAGTGTCGTATTTCGCCCGGCCGCCGCGTGAGCGTCCCTCGACTTCGCTCGGGACGAACGGAGGTGGGGTGGCTCTCCAAGAAGGGGCTCTCCCCCAAGAATCCCATTCGTCCCGAGCGAAGTCGAGGGACGTGCCCCTCGGCCCCCCGCAGCCATGA